The Actinobacillus equuli genome includes a window with the following:
- the tuf gene encoding elongation factor Tu, protein MSKEKFERTKPHVNVGTIGHVDHGKTTLTAAITTVLAKHFGGAARAFDQIDNAPEEKARGITINTSHVEYDTETRHYAHVDCPGHADYVKNMITGAAQMDGAILVVAATDGPMPQTREHILLGRQVGVPYIIVFLNKCDMVDDEELLELVEMEVRELLSQYDFPGDDTPIVRGSALQALNGVAEWEEKILELANHLDTYIPEPERAIDKPFLLPIEDVFSISGRGTVVTGRVERGIIKSGEEVEIVGIKETTKTTVTGVEMFRKLLDEGRAGENVGALLRGTKREEIERGQVLAKPGTITPHTDFESEVYVLSKEEGGRHTPFFKGYRPQFYFRTTDVTGTIELPEGVEMVMPGDNIKMTVSLIHPIAMDEGLRFAIREGGRTVGAGVVAKIIK, encoded by the coding sequence AGCGAAACACTTCGGTGGTGCAGCTCGTGCATTCGACCAAATCGATAACGCGCCGGAAGAAAAAGCGCGTGGTATCACCATCAACACTTCACACGTTGAGTACGATACAGAAACTCGCCACTATGCGCACGTTGACTGCCCGGGACACGCGGACTATGTTAAAAACATGATTACTGGTGCGGCGCAAATGGACGGTGCAATCTTAGTAGTAGCAGCGACAGACGGTCCAATGCCACAAACTCGTGAGCACATCTTATTAGGTCGCCAAGTAGGTGTACCATACATCATCGTATTCTTAAACAAATGCGACATGGTAGATGACGAAGAGTTATTAGAATTAGTAGAAATGGAAGTTCGTGAACTTCTTTCTCAATACGATTTCCCAGGTGACGATACACCAATCGTACGTGGTTCAGCGTTACAAGCGTTAAACGGCGTAGCGGAGTGGGAAGAAAAAATTCTTGAGTTAGCGAACCACTTAGATACATACATTCCAGAGCCAGAGCGTGCGATTGATAAACCATTCTTATTACCAATCGAAGATGTATTCTCAATCTCAGGTCGTGGTACAGTAGTAACAGGTCGTGTAGAACGTGGTATCATCAAATCAGGTGAAGAAGTTGAAATCGTAGGTATCAAAGAGACTACGAAAACAACAGTAACTGGTGTTGAGATGTTCCGTAAATTATTAGACGAAGGTCGTGCGGGTGAAAACGTTGGTGCATTATTACGTGGTACAAAACGTGAAGAAATCGAACGTGGTCAAGTATTAGCGAAACCAGGTACAATCACACCACACACAGACTTCGAATCAGAAGTATACGTATTATCAAAAGAAGAAGGTGGTCGTCATACTCCATTCTTCAAAGGTTACCGTCCACAGTTCTACTTCCGTACAACAGACGTAACAGGTACAATCGAGTTACCTGAAGGCGTAGAGATGGTAATGCCGGGCGATAACATCAAAATGACTGTGAGCTTAATTCACCCAATCGCGATGGACGAAGGTTTACGTTTTGCGATTCGTGAAGGTGGCCGTACAGTAGGTGCAGGTGTTGTAGCGAAAATCATCAAATAA
- a CDS encoding 1,4-dihydroxy-2-naphthoate polyprenyltransferase — protein sequence MNQHSTFSIWFSTARPRTLPLALASIIVGSALAYWAGHFNVITTLLAFITTILLQVLSNFANDYGDHVKGSDTKERIGPLRAIQHGAITGGQLKNAVILLSFLSFIAGVGLTVYAYQSIQDLVVFISLGVISIVAAITYTVGKKAYGYLGLGDLFVLIFFGFVAVIGTFYLQAHSIPTMIFIPAFGCGLLSVAVLNINNLRDINQDKQAGKNTLIVRIGSQNGRIYHVTLLILAVVSYLIFAISEFQHWYSFLFLLAVPLLAKHGLFVYRHKNPIELRPILGQMAGLALITNLLFSLGIFLG from the coding sequence ATGAATCAGCATTCAACTTTTTCCATTTGGTTTAGTACCGCACGCCCAAGAACATTACCTTTAGCCCTGGCCTCTATTATCGTCGGTTCAGCATTGGCATATTGGGCAGGACATTTCAATGTAATCACTACGTTACTTGCTTTTATTACCACCATTTTATTACAAGTATTGTCTAATTTTGCCAACGACTATGGTGATCATGTTAAGGGATCCGATACTAAAGAACGCATTGGTCCATTACGCGCCATTCAGCATGGTGCAATCACCGGTGGACAATTAAAAAATGCAGTGATCCTGTTGAGTTTTTTATCATTTATTGCCGGCGTTGGCTTGACGGTCTACGCCTATCAATCCATCCAAGACTTAGTAGTCTTTATTAGCTTAGGGGTGATTTCGATTGTGGCGGCCATTACCTATACGGTCGGCAAAAAAGCCTATGGCTATTTAGGACTGGGAGATTTATTCGTACTGATTTTCTTTGGGTTTGTGGCGGTAATCGGTACATTCTACTTACAAGCACACAGTATTCCGACGATGATTTTTATCCCTGCCTTTGGTTGCGGTTTGCTATCTGTAGCAGTATTAAATATCAATAACTTACGTGATATTAACCAAGACAAACAAGCGGGTAAAAATACCCTGATTGTCCGTATCGGTAGTCAAAACGGGCGAATTTATCACGTTACGTTATTAATACTAGCGGTTGTTTCTTATCTGATTTTTGCAATCAGTGAATTTCAGCATTGGTATAGCTTCCTCTTCCTGCTTGCCGTACCCTTACTTGCAAAACATGGCTTATTTGTTTATCGCCACAAGAATCCGATTGAATTACGTCCCATTTTAGGGCAAATGGCTGGCCTAGCATTGATCACTAACTTACTGTTTAGCCTAGGTATTTTCCTAGGATAA
- the tsaA gene encoding tRNA (N6-threonylcarbamoyladenosine(37)-N6)-methyltransferase TrmO: MTTLQPLMLNPIGIIHSPYDEKFSVPRQPNLVQEGKGILKLLPPYNSPDAVRGIEQFSHLWLIFQFHQIPEREWHATVRPPRLGGNERVGVFASRATHRPNPIGLSKVALEGIEINNGEVLLKLGSVDLVNGTPILDLKPYIAYADSEPDARSGFAQDKPQAKLAVEFSEQALQAVKFCQNFANFGITRPLDFIRNVIEQDPRPAYQQGKITERIYGMNLAGYNIRWQICRQNANKAIVLSIENELNEKTNL; the protein is encoded by the coding sequence ATGACGACTTTACAACCTTTAATGCTAAATCCAATTGGAATTATCCATAGCCCTTATGATGAAAAGTTTTCAGTGCCACGACAGCCGAATTTGGTTCAAGAAGGCAAAGGTATACTGAAACTGTTACCGCCTTATAATTCGCCTGATGCGGTACGAGGTATCGAGCAATTTAGTCATTTGTGGCTGATTTTCCAATTTCATCAAATCCCTGAGCGTGAATGGCACGCAACGGTACGCCCGCCTCGTTTAGGTGGGAATGAACGAGTTGGAGTATTTGCCAGCCGAGCGACACATCGTCCAAATCCAATTGGTTTATCTAAAGTAGCGTTAGAAGGCATTGAGATAAATAATGGAGAAGTGTTATTAAAACTTGGCAGTGTGGATTTGGTTAACGGCACACCGATTCTAGATCTCAAACCTTATATTGCGTATGCCGACAGTGAACCTGATGCGCGTTCCGGTTTTGCGCAAGATAAACCGCAAGCCAAACTGGCGGTTGAGTTCTCCGAACAAGCGCTACAAGCGGTCAAATTTTGCCAAAATTTTGCAAATTTCGGTATTACACGGCCACTTGATTTTATTCGTAATGTGATTGAGCAAGACCCTCGTCCGGCTTATCAACAAGGTAAAATTACTGAGCGGATTTATGGCATGAACCTTGCCGGCTATAATATTCGTTGGCAAATTTGTAGGCAAAACGCCAATAAAGCTATCGTTCTGAGCATCGAAAATGAACTTAACGAGAAAACGAACCTCTAA
- a CDS encoding SIMPL domain-containing protein (The SIMPL domain is named for its presence in mouse protein SIMPL (signalling molecule that associates with mouse pelle-like kinase). Bacterial member BP26, from Brucella, was shown to assemble into a channel-like structure, while YggE from E. coli has been associated with resistance to oxidative stress.), with the protein MKLQKILAILPLAFTSMVSHAEEKATTTNSMPTQFSFSTEVSRTVEKDLMRAMVYSQKVGKSLSELKSTVSTNLNKVIADAKPYMGIKIQTEGVSSYPNYNQKNKVDGWVVEGRVLFETKDFAAMAKVLDNLGDEVAISHISFSVSPEKMAALEDEMTLDIIKQFQHKAEVVQKGLNAKRYTLSQVQLETPNGEGMHQRPMMAMAKSSYAAEESSLPLEAGSETISARASGTVTFE; encoded by the coding sequence ATGAAATTACAAAAAATTCTTGCAATTCTACCGCTTGCTTTCACTAGTATGGTAAGTCATGCCGAAGAAAAAGCAACAACGACAAACAGTATGCCAACTCAATTTTCTTTCTCTACAGAAGTTAGCCGTACGGTAGAAAAAGACTTAATGCGAGCAATGGTTTATAGCCAGAAAGTCGGCAAGTCATTATCAGAACTCAAATCAACGGTATCGACAAATCTGAATAAAGTGATTGCGGATGCGAAACCTTATATGGGAATTAAAATTCAGACGGAAGGTGTGAGCAGTTACCCTAATTATAATCAAAAAAATAAAGTAGATGGTTGGGTAGTAGAAGGTCGAGTTCTCTTTGAAACCAAAGATTTTGCGGCGATGGCGAAAGTGCTTGATAATTTAGGAGATGAAGTGGCGATTAGTCATATTTCATTTAGTGTTTCGCCGGAAAAAATGGCGGCATTGGAAGATGAAATGACCTTAGATATTATCAAACAATTTCAGCATAAAGCGGAAGTAGTACAGAAAGGTTTAAATGCGAAACGTTATACCTTAAGCCAAGTGCAATTAGAAACGCCGAATGGTGAAGGAATGCATCAACGTCCGATGATGGCGATGGCAAAAAGCAGTTATGCCGCAGAGGAGAGCAGTTTGCCACTTGAAGCGGGTAGTGAAACGATTTCAGCAAGAGCATCCGGTACGGTGACCTTCGAGTAA
- the aqpZ gene encoding aquaporin Z → MKKYFAEFFGTFWLVFGGCGSAVLAAGIPELGIGYAGVSLAFGLTVLTMAYAVGHISGGHFNPAVSIGLLVGGRFNAKDLVPYIIAQVVGAIAAAAVLYTVASGMAGFDVTAGFASNGFAEHSPHGYSMVAALVIEVVLTAFFLIIIMGATDKRAPAGFAPIAIGLGLTLIHLISIPVTNTSVNPARSTGVALFQGSWAIEQLWLFWVAPIVGAIIGALVYRFIAEEK, encoded by the coding sequence ATGAAAAAATATTTCGCCGAGTTTTTCGGTACATTTTGGTTAGTATTTGGCGGCTGTGGTAGCGCAGTATTAGCAGCGGGTATTCCTGAGTTAGGTATTGGTTATGCAGGCGTATCACTTGCATTCGGTTTAACCGTATTAACAATGGCTTATGCAGTAGGTCATATTTCAGGTGGTCACTTTAACCCAGCAGTTTCGATCGGCTTATTAGTCGGTGGTCGTTTTAATGCAAAAGATTTAGTGCCTTATATTATTGCCCAGGTTGTCGGAGCAATTGCAGCAGCTGCGGTGTTATATACGGTAGCTTCAGGTATGGCAGGCTTTGATGTGACGGCTGGTTTTGCAAGTAACGGTTTTGCAGAACATTCTCCGCATGGTTATTCAATGGTGGCGGCACTTGTGATTGAAGTGGTGTTAACCGCATTCTTCTTAATTATCATTATGGGTGCAACCGACAAACGTGCACCGGCAGGTTTTGCACCGATTGCGATTGGTTTAGGTTTAACGTTAATTCACTTAATTTCAATTCCGGTAACCAATACTTCGGTAAACCCGGCTCGTTCAACCGGTGTTGCGTTATTCCAAGGTTCTTGGGCAATTGAGCAATTATGGTTATTCTGGGTTGCACCAATTGTAGGCGCGATTATCGGTGCATTAGTATACCGTTTTATTGCTGAAGAAAAATAA
- the slyD gene encoding peptidylprolyl isomerase — MKIAKNVVPSIAYQVRTQDGVLVDEAPVNQPLEYLHGHNNLVEGLEKALEGKAVGDVFEVRVKPEEGYGEYNENMVQRVPKDVFMGVDELEVGMRFIADTDLGPLPVVITEVDGDEVVVDGNHMLAGQELLFSVEVVATREATLEEIAHGHIHSGHEHGGCCGGHGEEGGCGCGGHGHDHDHDHDHDHHHGHGGCGCGGHH; from the coding sequence ATGAAAATCGCAAAAAATGTTGTTCCAAGCATTGCTTATCAAGTTCGTACTCAAGACGGCGTGTTAGTTGATGAAGCACCGGTAAACCAACCGTTAGAATATTTACACGGCCATAACAACCTTGTTGAAGGTTTAGAAAAAGCGCTTGAAGGCAAAGCGGTAGGCGATGTTTTTGAAGTTCGCGTTAAACCGGAAGAAGGTTACGGCGAATACAACGAAAACATGGTTCAACGCGTACCAAAAGATGTATTCATGGGCGTTGATGAATTAGAAGTCGGTATGCGTTTTATCGCAGATACGGATTTAGGTCCATTACCGGTGGTAATCACTGAAGTTGACGGTGATGAAGTTGTGGTTGACGGTAACCATATGTTAGCAGGTCAAGAGTTATTATTCTCTGTTGAAGTGGTTGCAACACGTGAAGCGACATTAGAAGAAATCGCACACGGTCACATCCATTCTGGCCACGAACACGGCGGTTGCTGTGGCGGTCATGGTGAAGAAGGCGGTTGCGGATGTGGCGGCCACGGTCATGACCATGATCACGACCACGACCACGACCATCACCACGGCCACGGTGGTTGTGGCTGCGGCGGTCACCACTAA
- the ilvA gene encoding threonine ammonia-lyase, biosynthetic: MSNPTIQSGTDYLRAILSSNIYDLAQVTPLQKMEKLSERLGNQILIKREDRQPVHSFKLRGAFAMISNLSASQKAAGVITASAGNHAQGVALSAKHLGLRALIVMPQNTPAIKVDAVRGFGGEALLFGANFDEAKAKALELSEELGMTFVPPFDHPMVIAGQGTIGMELVQQRSDLDYVFVPVGGGGLAAGIAVLIKQVLPNVKVIGVESKDSACLQHALKVGKPDNLERVGLFADGIAVRRIGDETFRLCQQYIDEVVLVDNDQICAAMKDIFENVRAVAEPSGATSLAGLKKYVKEHQLEGKNLACVLSGANLNFHTLRYVSERCEIGEKHEALLAVTIPEQKGSFLKFCEILGNRAVTEFNYRHADDHQACIFVGVRISGSAEKAEIIRDLQQNGYDVTDLSDDDIAKTHIRYMVGGRPTTVENEQLYSFEFPEQKGALLKFLQTLTDWDISLFHYRAHGADYGDILAAFALNSEDEAKFKQHLEQLGYRYQNVTDSPAYRYFLK; this comes from the coding sequence ATGAGCAATCCAACAATTCAATCCGGCACCGATTATCTACGTGCTATCTTAAGTTCCAATATCTACGACCTTGCACAAGTGACGCCACTCCAGAAAATGGAAAAGCTTTCCGAGCGTCTAGGCAACCAAATTCTCATCAAACGTGAAGATCGCCAACCTGTACACAGTTTCAAACTGCGCGGCGCTTTTGCGATGATCTCAAATCTTTCAGCCAGCCAAAAAGCGGCGGGCGTTATTACCGCTTCGGCAGGTAACCATGCTCAAGGTGTCGCACTTTCAGCAAAACATTTAGGGCTTCGTGCGCTTATCGTGATGCCGCAGAATACACCGGCAATTAAAGTGGATGCGGTAAGAGGATTCGGTGGTGAGGCATTATTGTTCGGTGCTAACTTTGATGAAGCGAAAGCGAAAGCATTAGAACTTTCCGAAGAACTCGGTATGACTTTTGTACCGCCTTTTGATCACCCGATGGTGATTGCCGGACAAGGTACAATCGGTATGGAATTAGTACAGCAACGTTCCGATTTAGACTATGTGTTTGTGCCGGTCGGCGGTGGCGGTTTAGCGGCAGGTATTGCGGTGTTGATTAAACAGGTTTTACCGAATGTGAAAGTGATTGGTGTTGAATCCAAAGATTCAGCTTGTTTGCAACATGCGTTGAAAGTCGGCAAACCGGATAACTTGGAACGTGTCGGATTATTTGCAGACGGGATTGCGGTAAGACGTATCGGCGATGAAACTTTCCGCTTATGTCAGCAGTACATTGATGAAGTGGTGTTGGTCGATAATGATCAAATTTGTGCGGCAATGAAAGATATTTTTGAAAACGTACGTGCGGTGGCAGAACCTTCCGGTGCGACTTCATTAGCCGGATTAAAAAAATATGTTAAAGAGCATCAGCTTGAAGGTAAAAACTTAGCTTGCGTGCTTTCCGGTGCGAATTTGAATTTCCATACATTACGTTATGTTTCGGAACGTTGTGAAATCGGTGAGAAACACGAAGCCTTATTAGCGGTAACCATTCCGGAACAAAAAGGTAGTTTCTTAAAATTCTGTGAAATTTTAGGTAATCGTGCGGTAACCGAATTTAATTACCGCCATGCAGATGATCATCAAGCTTGTATTTTTGTCGGCGTACGTATTAGCGGTAGTGCGGAAAAGGCAGAGATTATTCGAGATTTACAGCAAAACGGTTATGACGTAACTGACCTTTCGGATGATGATATTGCGAAAACACACATTCGTTATATGGTGGGTGGACGTCCTACTACTGTTGAAAATGAGCAACTTTATAGCTTCGAATTTCCGGAGCAAAAAGGTGCATTATTAAAATTCTTGCAAACCTTAACCGATTGGGATATTTCCTTATTCCATTACCGTGCGCACGGGGCGGATTACGGTGATATTTTGGCTGCTTTTGCATTAAATAGTGAAGACGAAGCCAAATTTAAACAACATTTAGAACAGCTTGGATACCGTTATCAAAATGTGACAGATAGTCCCGCATATCGTTATTTTTTAAAATAA
- the glmM gene encoding phosphoglucosamine mutase: MAERKYFGTDGVRGKVGQFPITPDFALKLGWAAGKILATQGTKTVLIGKDTRISGYMLESALEAGLAAAGLSAAFVGPMPTPAIAYLTRTFRAEAGIVISASHNPYYDNGIKFFSNVGEKLPDEVEEAIEALLDQPMDCVESAQLGRATRINDAAGRYIEFCKGTFPANSSLKGYKIVVDCAHGATYHIAPNVMRELGAEVIEIGTKPDGLNINEKCGATDITALQKVVVESGADVGLAYDGDGDRIMMVDHLGNKVDGDQILFIIAREALRSGKLHGGVVGTLMSNMGLEVALKHLAIPFTRANVGDRYVLEQLKEKGWKLGGENSGHIIVLDKNTTGDGIIASLEVLAAMEAHKMSLNDLARAVPLFPQVLLNVRFEGGNNPLESDAVKAVAADVEKRLAGKGRILLRKSGTEPLIRVMVECEDGALAQSCAEEIVEAVKNN, encoded by the coding sequence ATGGCAGAACGTAAATATTTTGGTACGGACGGTGTACGTGGCAAAGTAGGTCAATTTCCTATCACTCCGGATTTTGCGTTAAAACTGGGTTGGGCAGCAGGTAAAATTCTTGCAACCCAAGGAACTAAAACTGTTTTAATCGGTAAAGATACGCGTATTTCCGGTTATATGTTGGAATCAGCATTAGAAGCAGGTCTTGCGGCGGCAGGTCTTTCGGCTGCATTTGTAGGCCCAATGCCAACACCGGCGATTGCTTATCTTACTCGTACTTTCCGTGCCGAAGCGGGTATAGTGATTTCGGCATCGCATAACCCATATTACGATAACGGTATTAAGTTTTTCTCGAATGTCGGTGAAAAATTACCGGATGAAGTAGAAGAAGCGATTGAAGCACTGTTAGATCAACCGATGGATTGTGTTGAATCGGCACAATTAGGTCGTGCAACGCGAATCAATGATGCAGCGGGTCGTTATATCGAATTCTGTAAAGGAACATTCCCGGCAAACTCAAGCTTGAAAGGCTATAAAATTGTAGTGGACTGTGCGCACGGTGCAACTTACCACATCGCACCTAACGTCATGCGTGAACTGGGTGCGGAAGTCATTGAAATCGGTACTAAACCGGACGGTTTAAATATCAATGAAAAATGTGGTGCAACTGATATTACTGCTTTACAAAAAGTTGTCGTTGAATCAGGTGCGGACGTAGGTCTTGCTTATGACGGTGACGGTGACCGTATCATGATGGTTGACCATTTAGGTAATAAAGTAGATGGTGACCAAATCCTATTTATTATTGCTCGTGAAGCATTACGTTCAGGCAAATTACACGGTGGTGTTGTCGGTACGTTAATGAGTAATATGGGCTTAGAAGTGGCGTTAAAACACTTAGCAATTCCATTTACTCGTGCGAATGTAGGCGACCGTTACGTACTCGAACAATTAAAAGAAAAAGGCTGGAAATTGGGTGGCGAAAACTCAGGTCACATTATCGTGTTAGATAAAAACACCACCGGTGACGGTATCATTGCTTCTCTTGAAGTACTTGCAGCGATGGAAGCGCATAAAATGAGCTTAAATGATCTTGCGCGTGCAGTTCCATTGTTCCCACAAGTATTGCTTAATGTTCGTTTTGAAGGCGGTAACAACCCATTAGAGAGCGATGCGGTAAAAGCGGTTGCGGCAGACGTGGAAAAACGTTTAGCCGGCAAAGGACGTATTCTTTTACGTAAGTCTGGTACAGAGCCACTCATTCGTGTTATGGTGGAATGTGAAGACGGTGCATTAGCGCAAAGCTGTGCCGAAGAAATCGTTGAAGCGGTTAAAAATAACTAA
- the rpiA gene encoding ribose-5-phosphate isomerase RpiA, whose protein sequence is MTQQEMKKIAAQAALQFVKPDTIVGVGSGSTVNCFIDALASMKDQIKGAVAASKASEERLRAIGIEVFNANEVTELDVYIDGADEITPQGAMIKGGGAALTREKIVSSLAKKFVCIVDSSKQVNVLGSTFPLPVEVIPMARSYVARQLVALGGSPEYREGVVTDNGNVILDVHNFQILEPLKMEHTINNIAGVVTNGIFAQRYANVTIVGTPEGAKVIE, encoded by the coding sequence ATGACCCAACAAGAAATGAAAAAAATTGCCGCTCAAGCTGCGCTTCAATTTGTAAAACCGGACACTATTGTAGGCGTGGGCAGTGGTTCTACCGTAAACTGTTTTATTGATGCATTAGCGTCAATGAAAGATCAAATTAAAGGTGCAGTAGCTGCCTCAAAAGCTTCTGAAGAGCGCTTACGTGCGATCGGTATTGAAGTTTTTAACGCCAATGAAGTGACTGAATTAGACGTGTATATTGACGGTGCGGATGAAATTACTCCTCAAGGTGCAATGATTAAAGGCGGCGGTGCAGCCTTAACCCGTGAGAAAATCGTCAGCTCGCTGGCGAAAAAATTTGTTTGTATCGTGGATAGCTCAAAACAAGTGAACGTATTAGGTTCAACTTTCCCGTTACCGGTAGAAGTGATCCCAATGGCACGTTCTTACGTGGCTCGCCAATTAGTGGCGTTAGGCGGTTCACCGGAATATCGTGAGGGCGTAGTGACCGATAACGGTAACGTTATTTTAGATGTACATAATTTCCAAATTCTTGAACCATTAAAAATGGAACATACCATCAATAATATTGCCGGTGTCGTGACAAACGGAATCTTTGCACAGCGCTATGCAAACGTAACCATTGTCGGGACTCCTGAAGGTGCGAAAGTTATTGAGTAA
- the serA gene encoding phosphoglycerate dehydrogenase, which yields MTVQIDKSKIKFLLLEGVHQNALDVLQAAGYTNIEYHKKALDGDDLINAIKDAHFVGLRSRTYLTKEILAHAKNLVSIGCFCIGTNQVDLNEAKRLGIPVFNAPFSNTRSVAELVLAEIILLMRQVPKANAEVHRGVWNKSAAGSNEVRGKKLGIVGYGHIGSQLSVMAESIGMQVYFYDIENKLPLGNAQQITSLEELLSSCDAISLHVPENASTKNLMNADRIAQLKEDSVLINAARGTVVDIDALAARLAQGTLRGAAIDVFPEEPASVNDPFESPLCQFDNVILTPHIGGSTAEAQANIGTEVANKFVKYADNGSTLSAVNFPEVSLPILHSDAKRLLHIHENRPGILNKINQVFVDGNVNIAGQYLQTDPNIGYVVIDVELDDASEALERLQQIDGTIKARVIS from the coding sequence ATGACAGTTCAAATTGACAAATCAAAAATTAAATTTCTCTTACTTGAAGGCGTACATCAAAATGCGTTAGACGTATTACAGGCGGCCGGTTATACCAATATTGAATATCATAAAAAAGCGTTAGACGGTGATGACTTAATTAATGCCATTAAAGATGCGCATTTTGTCGGCTTACGTTCTCGCACTTATTTAACTAAAGAAATCTTAGCACACGCTAAGAACCTTGTTTCAATCGGTTGTTTCTGTATCGGTACCAACCAAGTTGATTTAAATGAAGCGAAGCGTTTAGGTATTCCGGTGTTTAATGCGCCGTTCTCAAATACTCGTTCGGTAGCGGAATTAGTCTTAGCCGAAATTATTCTTTTGATGCGCCAAGTACCGAAAGCGAATGCGGAAGTACATCGTGGCGTATGGAATAAATCGGCAGCCGGCTCAAATGAAGTACGTGGTAAAAAATTAGGGATTGTAGGTTACGGTCATATCGGTTCACAACTCAGTGTGATGGCGGAATCTATCGGTATGCAGGTTTATTTCTATGATATTGAAAACAAGCTACCATTAGGTAACGCACAGCAAATCACCAGTTTAGAGGAATTACTAAGTAGTTGTGATGCAATTTCGTTACACGTACCGGAAAATGCTTCAACTAAAAATTTAATGAATGCGGATCGTATTGCGCAATTAAAAGAAGATTCGGTGTTAATTAACGCCGCTCGCGGTACGGTGGTTGATATTGACGCTTTAGCTGCACGCTTAGCACAAGGTACGTTACGTGGGGCAGCGATTGACGTATTCCCGGAAGAGCCGGCTTCAGTTAATGATCCGTTTGAATCACCGCTATGCCAATTCGATAATGTGATTTTGACTCCGCATATCGGTGGTTCAACTGCAGAAGCACAAGCGAATATCGGTACGGAAGTAGCGAATAAATTCGTGAAATATGCGGATAACGGCTCAACCCTTTCAGCGGTTAACTTCCCGGAAGTATCGTTACCGATTCTACATAGTGATGCGAAACGCTTGTTACATATTCACGAAAACCGTCCGGGTATTTTGAATAAGATCAACCAAGTGTTCGTAGATGGTAACGTGAATATTGCCGGTCAGTATCTACAAACTGATCCGAATATCGGTTATGTGGTAATTGATGTGGAATTAGACGATGCGAGCGAAGCGCTTGAACGCTTACAGCAAATTGACGGCACAATTAAGGCTCGAGTGATTTCATAA